Sequence from the uncultured Draconibacterium sp. genome:
CGATCCCGACCGCGAGCATATTTTGCGCGAAGGCAAATATCAGGAACGTTACGAAGGTGGAATCCGGGTGTCGTGTATAATGAAGTGGCCGGGAATGATCCCTGAAAATACAGAATGTGATGTGCCTGTCACAGGCATGGATCTATTTACCACATTTGCCAATATTGCCGGTGCGCAGATTCCAACTGACAGAGTAATCGATGGTAAAGATATTTTGCCCCTGATGAAAAATGAAGAAGGAGCTGTTGCACCTCATAAAGCAGTGTATGGTTTTACTGCAACAGGAAGATTAATGAGTATAAGGTACAAAAGCTGGAAACTGATTTTGCCTGGAAAACACTGGACCGGTAATTTAGATACAGCACATTTATATAATGTGGAAAACGATCCGGGGGAGAAGGAAAATGTGGCCGATAAGAATCCCGATGTAGTGGACACCATTTTAGCAATGGCCAAACAAGCCGAAGATGCCATTAAAAATAATAGACCGATTAACAACTAAGTAACCTTGGATTTTGCTTTCAGCATTTTGTTCGGAAATATCGATTGAGGCATAATTATTGAGGATAAGAAAAATCTTATTAACAATAACTACTCAAATCATGAAATGTAACTTTCTAAAAAGAATCAGTCCATTAGTTTTATTATCAGTTGTTTGCATAGTGTTAAGTTTTAGTTGCTCGAAAGAAGAAGCTGAACCGGTATTGGAATATGGGACTGTAACTGATATTGATGGTAACAGCTACAAAACAATTCAAATTGGAGATCAGGTTTGGATGGCAGAAAATCTAAAAACCACTACTTATAACGATGGAACACCAATCAACGAAATTTCAAATGATAGTTTATGGCGAATTGATACACTTGGAGCTTATTGCTGGTATGAGAATGATATTTCAAACGCAGAGCATAATGGCGCTTTATATAACTGGTACGCGTTAGAAACACAGAAACTTTGCCCTGTTGGTTGGCATGTTCCAACTGAAGATGAATGGCGTGAGCTTCTTCACGCTGTTGGTGGAATTGGATGTGAGGAATTGAGTACAAGTGGATGGAATTATCAGAGTATGCAAAGTCAGGGGCAAAATTATCAGGGGATTCTTAATGGGAGAAGAGATAAGAGGTATCAGCATCAAATGGATTATGCAGAATTAGGCGAAGCAGGTTACTTTTGGCTTGATCTGGAGTATGCAGAGAAGGCGGCATGTGGCGCAGCTATTCGTTTACATACTGAATCATGGGGGACACAGTTTAAAAATTTGGGGTTTAGTTTTCGTTGTTTAAAAGACTAAAAACACATACTAAAAAAGCGCGCCAACGGCACGCTTTTCAATATTCTATTTTGTGTATGCTTTAATCAAACACATAACGCACATTAAAACCAAATCCTCCTCCGTGAAAAGTGGTTTTGTCAATAATCTCCAGCGAAGGGCGGTAATCCAGCCCCAATGCCAGCGGTATATTTACAAAGCGGTATTCGAGTCCGATTTCAAAAGCGGCACCCAGGTTAAAATTGGTTTCGCGGTCTTTAACACCGTTTTTATATACTGTTTCATCTAAAATCGCCAGGTAAGGTCCAACGCCCATGTACCAGTTAAATGCTTCGTCGGCTAGCGGACGGTACAGGAAATCCCAAAGCAGATCGGCTGCTACGCCATCGCCAAACGATAGGTCGGCATGCAGACGATTAAATTCACCTGTCGAAAAAATACCATCAATGGCCACACTTCCGGCCGAAACATCGCCAAAACGAACCCCTAATTCCTGGGCATTTCCAATAAACATACCGGCAACAGCTAAAATGGCTGTCAATACAATTCTTTGTAGTGTCTTTTTCATTTTTTTAAAATTGGTTTCAGTATACATTTTATTTTGCTAAAATCTTAATTAAATCTCCACGTCTCAATACATCACTTAATTCACGGTTGTTGAGCAAAGCTATTTCTTCATATCTGTCTTGCGGAACTTTATAATAATCAAAGGCATCTTTTAACGAAACCGATGCACTATTAATTGAAATCACTTTAATGCGATCGGGTTGAATATTAAGTTTTGAAGCATTGGTAAGTCGGGCAAAGTTTTTCATGGTCGACTCAAAAGCAGGTAAGTAGCCGTTAAAATTCTTATCTAAACAAAGCCCGTGAAAGGTGTAAACTACCGCATCTTTTTCGATAAAATACGAAAGGATTTTTAATACCTGTTCCTGCCCTGAATTGTTCTGCGAAACCTGCTGCGAAACGGTAGCCACTGCATTTAGTCCGTTCACTTTTACATTGTTTTTTTCGATAAGTGTTAGTTGTAAATCTGAAATTGTTTTCTGCGCAATTGCCTCTGCACTTTTTTCCTGTGACAATTCAAAAATGATAGCCGCATCCTTATTTTCAGGAACAATTTGCACCTGAAGCGGCGAATTGATCAGTGTCCAGCTTTTAGGTATCGGGAATTGAAAAGCCAGGTCGGGGTGGTAGAACATATTGTTCTCCACAAAACCA
This genomic interval carries:
- a CDS encoding FISUMP domain-containing protein, with the protein product MKCNFLKRISPLVLLSVVCIVLSFSCSKEEAEPVLEYGTVTDIDGNSYKTIQIGDQVWMAENLKTTTYNDGTPINEISNDSLWRIDTLGAYCWYENDISNAEHNGALYNWYALETQKLCPVGWHVPTEDEWRELLHAVGGIGCEELSTSGWNYQSMQSQGQNYQGILNGRRDKRYQHQMDYAELGEAGYFWLDLEYAEKAACGAAIRLHTESWGTQFKNLGFSFRCLKD